DNA from Variovorax sp. PBL-H6:
GGCGGATCGAGCGTGTCTTGTTGCCGAGCACGGCCGCCACCTCGTGCGGGTTCACGAGTTGTCCTTCGCGGTACATGATCACCTTCTCGGCCTTGACCTGGGGCGTCAGGAAGGCGGCGGCAAGGGCGAGGGCGAGGGTGCTGAGGTAGCGATTCATGGCAGGACTCCTTGAGCGTGGCGTTGAATTCGTCGATACCCATGGGTTGCGAGCGCCGCCAGCCAGGTTCAATCTTTCTCGATCGTCCCGACGCCGCGGATGGAACGCGTCACCACGGGGTCGCCGTGATAGCGCACATGGCCAACCCCGCTGATGCGCACGGCCAGCGTGCTGCTGGCGGCAAGCCGCACTTCGCCATTCCCGTCGATCGCGACTTCGGCCCGCTCGCTGGCGAGCCTGGGCGCCGAATAGCGGCCCATGCCGGTGATGGCAAGCTGCTGCGCGACCACCTTGCCGCCCCCGACTGCAACTTCACCAGCGCCGCTGATCCGCACGTCGAGGCTGCGCGCATCGTCCAGGCGATCGAGACGGATCGAGCCGCCGCCTGCCAGCACGAGCGCGAGCGCATCGCTGCGCAGTGCTCCGATGCTGATCTCGCCGGCAGTGCGCGACTCGAATGCACGCAGCATCCGGACGCCGAGCTTCATCCGGATCGGCTGCTGGGTCTCGATGCGGCCGGGCGTCAGGCCGATGAGCAGGCGCCGGTCGCGGACCTCGGTCGTGATCTTGCGCAGCACCGCGGGCTCGGCTTCCAGCGTCAGCGTCTCGCTGGCGCCCTGTTCGATGCTGACTTCGCCGGCAACGGCGAACACCACCTGGTCGAAGTCCGCGACGCTGCGGGACTCGGTAGCCGCGTGGGCCGGCTCGGCCAGGGCGGCGGCAAGTGCCGCGGCCGAGCCGGCGGCCAGGGCCGACGCGCGGAGCGCCCCCCAACCCGGGAACGCTCGGGTGAACCAGCTCATGGCGCAGCTCCTGATGAAGGCGGGCCCTGGCCTCAGCGCGGCAGCGCGAGGTTGGGCTCCGGGGGGAACGGGCGCGCCTGGCAGGTCGTCCAGCCGGAGTCGGTGACGATCACCGATCCGCCGTGGCGATCGGTCGCCACCAACTTCGCGGCCTGCCGTGCCTCGGGGCCCAGGGTGACCGGCCCCTCGTCGAACAACAGCCGGCCGTACTGCCAGCAGCGCAGCCGATAGGTGCCCTGTCCCCTTTGCCTCGCCGACGCCGCAGAGGCGGGGGGCGGGGGCGGGGGCGCCGGCGGGAGCGCGGAGACGGCGCGATCATCGGTGGCAGCGGCAGCGGTCGTGACACCTGCGGTCGCGCCGAAGGGCAGTTGCAGCAGACCGACGACGGCGGCGAGCGCGACCCCGCTCACGGCGGCCAGGCGGATGCCGAGCCACTTCGCACGGCCAGGAAGGGATTCATTTGACTTGGACACGGAAGTTCTCCTGGGCGAGCGTGCCGCCACCGACTTTGAGGAAAGCGCCGCGGATCGACTCGAGCGTGGCGCCGGGGAGGGGTTCGAAGTCGGTGCCGACCAGGGCTTGCGGCAGCGAAGCCATCACGTCGCGCTGGGTTGCGAAGCAGGAGATGGTCTCAGGCACGCCCTTCGTATTCATCGTGAGCTGGAAGCGCATGGCGCCAGGCAGCGTGAGCGGCTGGGCCGCGGCGATGCGTGAGTCGCGGGCGAAGCGATTCGGGAAGAACCGTATGACCTTCGAATCCTCGTCCTGCAGGTAGCAGTAGACATGCGCGTCCTGAGAGGGTGCGAGGGAGAGGCTGATCGACTCGCCCTTGGCGAAACGGGTCTGCTGCCTGGGAGCCGTCAGTGCCAGCTTCAGCGGCGCCGCCGCTGACGGGGCCGACGCAGTTGCGGCAGCTGCCGAGGCCGCGGCGGGCGAGGCGGATGCTGCGCTTGCCACCACCGGGATCGATGTGGGGGCCGCTGCCACGGTCGCCGGTGCGATGTAGTGCGCGGGCTGCTCGGGCCGCTGGATCTTGGTGTGATCGGCGGCGAGGAAGGCGTAGAAGAATTCCTCGTTGAGCACGGCCTCGCGGCTCAGGCCCAGTGCAGCGCGGTAGTTCGCGATCGCCTCGTCGATCGCCGGGTTGAATTCGCCGTCGATCGGGCCGTCGTAGAACGCGCGCCGGCGCAGCTGGTTCTGGAAATAGGCGATCAGCTCGATGCGCGTCGAGGCCATCGCGTGGTACCAGTCGAACATCTCGAGGCGCGTCTCGTCGTTCTTCTTCGGTTCGGTCACGCCCAGGCAGGTCCAGTAGGGTGTCTTGGTGAGCTTGCCGATGAGTTCGACCGCGGCCAGCTCGACCAGCCCGCGCAGCGCCTGCGTCTGGCCTTCGGCCTTTGCCAGGTTCATGCTGTAGTTGATGCCGAACTTGTGGTACGCCGCATCGCCGTCGATGCCGCTGCCTTGCTTCAGGATCATCACCGAGTTGCGCGAGGTGACGCCCGCTAGCACCGCCATGTCGCTGGTGGTCAGCACGCTCAGGTCGAGCGCCAGCATGCTGGAACCCGCGTCCTTCGCCGCGCCGAGGTTGATGAAAGGGGCGAAGCCGATGCCGATGTCCTTCTGGTTCTTGACCAGGTTCTCGTCGAACTGCGAGACGGAGCCCTTGATGTCGTAGAGCGGAATCGCCTGGTAGGCCGCCGCGCTCTGCGCCGAAGCGAGATAGCTGATGACGTTTGCCGTGTCCTTGCCGAAGGCGACCAGGCGCACCGCACGGCTGCGGCGCGACATGTCCGACACCGACGAGATCAGCATGTCGCGCGTGCCGGCGTTGAGCTTCTTCGTTTCGTCGCTGATTTCCTCGGTCAGCATCGTGATGTCACGCACGCCGTAGTCGAGCAGCAGCGTGTCCATGCAGCGCAGCGCATGCGAGAAGCCGGTGATCGAGCGCTGGGGCCGGTCTTCGGGGCCCTTGCGAATCTCGTTGGTCTGGTCGATGGTGGGTTGCCTGACTTCGAGCGTCTGGCAGCCTGCCAGGGCAGCGAGGGCGGCGGAAAGCGCGAGGAGGCGCGCGACCTTGGGCGGTTTCATGACATCTCCCTTTTGTTCGGGGCGTTGCGCTCAGCGGCACCCGCCGCGGCCGACGATGTTGATCGCGTTGGGCGCGAACACGAACACCTCGCGCGGCGAGGCGCCGATGCGCCCGCCGGTGTCGATGTTGCCGATGTTCTGACTCCCGCAGGTGCTGGAGTCCGAGGAGTTTCCCTGTGACTTCCCCTGCTCGTCCGCCTTGCGCTCCTGCGCGGCGATGCGGATCTTTTCCTTGGCGATCTTTGCGCGGAAGCGCGTGTCGACACCCATCAGCTCCTGCCCCGCCAGTGCGTGGGCGCCGGCGCCCAGCGTGACGGCGGCGAGAACGATGCGGGCGGTGAGGGCGAAGCTTGCATTCATGGTGGTCTCCTGGGTGGGAAGGCGCCGGCGAGGGAAACGCCGGCGCGTGGAAAGAAGATCGAAGAGGGCTTACTTCGCGACGCCGACGCTCTGGTCGGCGGTGGACAGGAAGCCGGCAGCGGTGTTGACCTGCGCCGTGGCGAGCACCGTCGAGTTCGTCAGCTTGCCGCTGCCTTGCGCACCGCCGATCTGCTGGCGCGCCGTGGACAGGAAACCGCCGGCCACGTTGCTCACGCCGGTAGCGCCGACGAAGCTGCCCTGGACCTTGCCGTCGTCCTTCGCAAAGCCCACTTCCTGGTTCGCCGTGCTCAGGAAGCCGGCGGCGGTGTTGTTCACGCCTTGGGCGACGATGGCGGTCTGGCTGATCTGGCCGTTCTGGGTGGCGCGGGCGATGCTTTGGTTGGCCGTCGACAGGAAACCCGCCGATGTGTTCACCGCGCCGTTGACGATCACGGCCGTGTTCTTGATCTTGCCGTTCTGCTCGGCCACGCCGACGTTCTGGCGCGCGGTGGACAGGAAGCCGGCCGAGGTATTGACCGTGCCGGTCGAGAACACGCCGGAGTCGGTGATCTCGCCGGCCATGGCGGCACCGAAGACGAGGCCCAGCGCGGCGAGGACGGAAAGTTTGGAAGCGGCTTTCATGGTGGATCTCCTGAAGGGTTGGTGGCTTGAGGGTGGGCGGCATGCGCTTGCTTGCCTTCCGCTCCATGGGTTGCTGCGCATTGCGAAACGGTTCAAGGCAATTCGCATTTGCAGAGGCAGCACCGGCAGGCGCGGGCTCCTGCCATGGAAAAGACCCGCCGGCGCAGGTGCGCGGGCGGGCCGGGACCGAGGAGGCCGGAAGGAAAGCCGGCAGCGGCTTACTTGGCGACGCCGATGCTCTGGTCGGCGGTGGACAGGAAGCCGGCGGCGGTGTTGACGGAGCCGGTGGCGATCACCGTCGAGTTCGACAGCTTGCCGTTGCCTTGCGCGCCGCCGATCTGTTGGCGAGCCGTGGACAGGAAACCGGCGGCCGTGTTGCTGGCGCCGTTGGCGATGACCGTCGAGTTCTCGACCACGCCGTTGTCCTTGGCGAAGCCCACGTCCTGCGTGGCGGTGCTGAGGAAGCCGGCAGCCACGTTGTTCAGGCCGGTGGCGATGACCGTGCTGTTCTTGATCTGACCGTTCTGCGTGGCGCGGCCCACGCTCTGCGTCGCCGTCGACAGGAAGCCGGCGGCCGTGTTGTTGGCGCCGTTGACGATCACGGTGCTGTTGGTGATCTTGCCG
Protein-coding regions in this window:
- a CDS encoding GIN domain-containing protein, whose amino-acid sequence is MSWFTRAFPGWGALRASALAAGSAAALAAALAEPAHAATESRSVADFDQVVFAVAGEVSIEQGASETLTLEAEPAVLRKITTEVRDRRLLIGLTPGRIETQQPIRMKLGVRMLRAFESRTAGEISIGALRSDALALVLAGGGSIRLDRLDDARSLDVRISGAGEVAVGGGKVVAQQLAITGMGRYSAPRLASERAEVAIDGNGEVRLAASSTLAVRISGVGHVRYHGDPVVTRSIRGVGTIEKD
- a CDS encoding DUF4384 domain-containing protein; the encoded protein is MKPPKVARLLALSAALAALAGCQTLEVRQPTIDQTNEIRKGPEDRPQRSITGFSHALRCMDTLLLDYGVRDITMLTEEISDETKKLNAGTRDMLISSVSDMSRRSRAVRLVAFGKDTANVISYLASAQSAAAYQAIPLYDIKGSVSQFDENLVKNQKDIGIGFAPFINLGAAKDAGSSMLALDLSVLTTSDMAVLAGVTSRNSVMILKQGSGIDGDAAYHKFGINYSMNLAKAEGQTQALRGLVELAAVELIGKLTKTPYWTCLGVTEPKKNDETRLEMFDWYHAMASTRIELIAYFQNQLRRRAFYDGPIDGEFNPAIDEAIANYRAALGLSREAVLNEEFFYAFLAADHTKIQRPEQPAHYIAPATVAAAPTSIPVVASAASASPAAASAAAATASAPSAAAPLKLALTAPRQQTRFAKGESISLSLAPSQDAHVYCYLQDEDSKVIRFFPNRFARDSRIAAAQPLTLPGAMRFQLTMNTKGVPETISCFATQRDVMASLPQALVGTDFEPLPGATLESIRGAFLKVGGGTLAQENFRVQVK